TTGTTTAATAATCTACTATTCCGATAGGGTAATAGATTTTTTGAAAAAAAATGATTTTAGATCAAATGATATTAGATAAAGTAGCTACACAGAAAACAACGTATCAGGATGATAAAACCTCTGAGAAACCAATACGTAGTATCGCAAAAGCAGTAAGCTGGAGAGTCGTGGGTACATTAGATACATTAATAGTGTCTTATGTGTTAACGGGAGAGATCGCTCTTGCTACTTCGATTGCATCTATTGATTTTGTGACAAAAATGATTCTGTATTTTTTTCACGAAAGAATTTGGAATCGTATTAAATGGGGGAAATAATTGCTATAGTAGAAAAACAAGTATAGTAGGCTATGAGTTTAAC
The sequence above is a segment of the Aquimarina spinulae genome. Coding sequences within it:
- a CDS encoding DUF2061 domain-containing protein, with translation MILDQMILDKVATQKTTYQDDKTSEKPIRSIAKAVSWRVVGTLDTLIVSYVLTGEIALATSIASIDFVTKMILYFFHERIWNRIKWGK